The following coding sequences lie in one Mesorhizobium sp. NZP2298 genomic window:
- the dnaA gene encoding chromosomal replication initiator protein DnaA: MAVSSDAEQKFDRVKTQLKARLGAEVYSSWFGRMKVAEASKGIVRISVPTAFLRSWINGHYLDLISELWKQEDADLLKIEIVVRTATRQGRNHAEPDLAPARKMTRQTQTALAAGTVSPGRVERPPVPRPGAATESEFRHNVLGSPLDPRYTFGSFIEGPSNRVAFAAAKAVAESQSSAVRFNPLFLHATVGLGKTHLLQAIAAESLKQNPKSRVVYLTAEYFMWRFATAIRDNNALTLKEQLRDIDLLIIDDMQFLQGKSIQHEFCHLINMLLDSAKQVVVAADRPPSELESLEPRVRSRLNGGVALEMSAPDFAMRLGMLKLRLATARVDDASLDISDEILNHVARTVTGSGRELEGAFNQLLFRQSFEPQITIDRIDEILGHIYRTGEPKRVRIEDIQRIVARHYNVSKTELLSNRRTRTIVKPRQVAMYLSKVMTPRSLPEIGRRFGGRDHTTVLHAVRKIEDLSGNDNTLAQELELLRRLINDQA, encoded by the coding sequence ATGGCGGTCTCCAGCGACGCGGAACAGAAGTTCGACCGGGTCAAGACTCAGTTGAAGGCGCGTCTGGGGGCTGAAGTCTATTCGAGCTGGTTCGGCCGCATGAAGGTCGCGGAGGCATCCAAGGGCATTGTCCGCATCTCGGTGCCCACCGCGTTCCTGCGCTCGTGGATCAACGGCCACTATCTCGACCTCATCTCCGAGCTGTGGAAGCAGGAGGATGCCGATCTCCTCAAGATCGAGATCGTGGTGCGCACGGCCACCCGCCAGGGACGCAACCATGCGGAACCGGATTTGGCCCCGGCACGCAAGATGACACGGCAGACGCAAACCGCATTGGCCGCGGGCACCGTGAGCCCCGGCAGGGTGGAACGCCCCCCGGTGCCGCGTCCGGGCGCCGCGACCGAGAGCGAGTTCCGCCACAATGTGCTGGGATCCCCGCTCGACCCGCGCTACACGTTCGGTTCCTTCATCGAAGGCCCGTCGAACCGGGTGGCTTTCGCCGCCGCCAAGGCCGTGGCGGAATCGCAGTCGAGCGCAGTGCGCTTCAATCCGCTTTTCCTTCACGCGACTGTCGGGCTCGGCAAGACCCATCTGCTGCAGGCCATCGCGGCGGAATCGCTGAAACAGAACCCCAAGTCGCGCGTCGTCTATCTCACCGCGGAATATTTCATGTGGCGCTTCGCCACGGCGATCCGCGACAACAATGCACTGACGCTCAAGGAACAGCTGCGCGACATCGACCTGTTGATCATCGACGACATGCAGTTCCTGCAGGGCAAGTCGATCCAGCATGAATTCTGCCATTTGATCAACATGCTGCTCGACAGCGCCAAGCAAGTCGTTGTCGCCGCCGACCGGCCGCCGTCGGAGCTGGAATCGCTTGAGCCGCGGGTCCGCTCGCGCCTCAATGGCGGTGTCGCGCTCGAAATGTCGGCGCCTGATTTCGCCATGCGCCTCGGCATGCTCAAGCTGCGCCTGGCCACGGCCCGGGTTGACGACGCGTCGCTCGACATTTCAGACGAAATCCTCAATCACGTCGCCCGCACCGTGACCGGCAGCGGACGCGAACTGGAGGGGGCGTTCAATCAGCTGCTGTTCCGCCAGTCGTTCGAGCCGCAGATCACCATCGACCGCATCGACGAGATCCTCGGCCATATCTATCGCACCGGCGAGCCGAAGCGGGTTCGCATCGAGGACATCCAGCGCATCGTGGCGCGCCACTACAATGTCTCGAAGACGGAGTTGCTGTCCAACCGGCGCACGCGCACCATCGTCAAGCCGCGACAGGTCGCAATGTACCTGTCGAAGGTGATGACGCCGCGCTCGCTGCCCGAAATCGGACGGCGCTTTGGCGGCCGTGACCACACAACGGTGCTGCACGCCGTGCGCAAGATCGAGGACCTGTCCGGCAACGACAACACGCTGGCGCAGGAACTTGAGCTGCTGCGACGCTTGATCAACGATCAAGCCTGA
- the dnaN gene encoding DNA polymerase III subunit beta, whose protein sequence is MRVILERSNLLKSLNHVHRVVERRNTIPILSNVLLSAEGASLEMKATDLDLEVTEATPAKVERGGATTVPAHLLYDIVRKLSDGAEVMLKTDEDGNAMTVTSGRSSFRLQCLPQSDFPELSAGSFSHIFRLDSVALKGLIEKTQFAISTEETRYYLNGIYLHTHEVGGKLKLRSVATDGHRLARAEIDAPAGSEGMPGIIIPRKTVSELQKLVDDPDVAVTTELSDTKIRFTIGSVVLTSKLIDGTFPDYQRVIPTGNDKKLILDRQSFAAAVDRVSTISSERGRAVKLSISEGQVTLAVNNPDSGSATEELAADYSSDPIEIGFNAKYLLDVAAQLTGTEAKFMLADAGSPTLIHDMADETALYVLMPMRV, encoded by the coding sequence ATGCGTGTTATCCTGGAACGGTCAAATCTCCTGAAGTCGCTCAACCACGTCCATCGCGTGGTCGAACGGCGCAACACGATACCGATCCTGTCCAATGTGCTGCTCAGCGCCGAGGGCGCCAGCCTCGAAATGAAGGCGACCGACCTCGATCTGGAGGTGACGGAAGCGACGCCCGCCAAGGTCGAGCGCGGCGGTGCGACGACGGTTCCGGCGCACCTGCTCTACGACATCGTGCGCAAACTCTCGGACGGCGCCGAGGTGATGCTGAAGACGGACGAGGACGGCAACGCCATGACGGTGACGTCGGGCCGATCGAGCTTCCGCCTGCAGTGCCTGCCGCAATCCGATTTCCCCGAGCTCTCGGCCGGATCCTTCTCGCATATCTTCCGGCTCGACTCGGTTGCCCTGAAGGGGCTGATCGAAAAGACGCAGTTCGCCATTTCCACCGAGGAGACGCGCTACTATCTCAATGGCATCTACCTGCACACGCATGAGGTCGGCGGCAAGCTGAAGCTGCGCTCGGTGGCGACCGACGGCCACCGTTTGGCGCGCGCCGAAATCGACGCGCCGGCGGGCTCCGAGGGCATGCCCGGCATCATCATTCCGCGCAAGACGGTGAGCGAACTGCAGAAGCTGGTCGACGACCCGGATGTCGCCGTGACGACCGAACTGTCCGACACCAAGATCCGCTTCACCATTGGCAGCGTGGTCCTGACCTCGAAGCTGATCGACGGCACCTTCCCCGATTATCAGCGGGTCATTCCGACCGGCAATGACAAGAAGCTGATCCTCGACCGCCAGAGTTTTGCCGCCGCGGTCGACCGCGTCTCGACCATCTCCTCCGAACGCGGCCGCGCGGTGAAGCTTTCGATCAGCGAAGGCCAGGTGACGCTTGCGGTCAACAATCCGGATTCAGGCAGTGCCACCGAAGAACTGGCCGCCGACTATTCGTCCGACCCGATCGAGATCGGCTTCAACGCCAAATATCTGCTCGATGTCGCCGCGCAGTTGACCGGCACGGAAGCCAAATTCATGCTGGCCGATGCCGGTTCGCCGACGCTGATCCACGACATGGCCGACGAGACCGCGCTTTACGTGCTGATGCCGATGCGGGTATAG
- the recF gene encoding DNA replication/repair protein RecF (All proteins in this family for which functions are known are DNA-binding proteins that assist the filamentation of RecA onto DNA for the initiation of recombination or recombinational repair.) produces the protein MPAQTHISKLTLTNFRNYAALTIDLAPGPVVFSGDNGAGKTNLLEAISFLTPGRGLRRAPYADVAREGCDGGFALHARLDGPDGQVEIGTGISGGEGEGGRRVRINGATARSAEDMLEWLRVVWLTPAMDALFTGPAADRRRFLDRLVLAIDPGHGQRALDYEKAMRGRNRLLMDGSRDDRWFEAIETQMAETGVAIAAARAELVRLLAAMIDRLPDTGPFPQADISLSGDLETEVSAAPAVDVEERFRRALADGRDRDRAAGRTLEGPHRSDLLVRHRPKAMPSELCSTGEQKALLVGIVLSHARLTGEMSGLTPILLLDEIAAHLDSGRRAALFSILEELNCQAFMTGTDAALFSSLQGRAQFLTVDHGTVGPTEGS, from the coding sequence TTGCCGGCACAAACTCATATAAGTAAGCTTACACTTACTAATTTTCGCAACTATGCGGCGCTGACGATCGATCTCGCCCCGGGGCCCGTGGTCTTTTCCGGCGACAATGGCGCCGGCAAGACCAACCTCCTCGAAGCAATTTCCTTCCTGACGCCGGGACGCGGCCTGCGACGTGCGCCCTACGCCGACGTCGCACGCGAGGGCTGCGATGGCGGCTTCGCGCTGCACGCCCGCCTCGACGGACCTGACGGCCAAGTCGAGATCGGCACGGGCATTTCCGGCGGTGAGGGCGAAGGCGGCAGGCGGGTTCGCATCAACGGCGCGACCGCGAGATCGGCCGAAGACATGCTGGAATGGCTGCGAGTGGTGTGGCTGACGCCGGCCATGGATGCGCTGTTCACCGGACCGGCCGCGGATCGCCGACGCTTTCTTGACCGGCTGGTGCTGGCAATCGATCCCGGCCATGGGCAGCGGGCGCTCGACTACGAAAAAGCGATGCGCGGCCGTAACCGGTTGCTGATGGATGGGTCTCGGGACGATCGCTGGTTCGAGGCGATCGAGACACAGATGGCCGAAACCGGCGTCGCCATTGCTGCGGCGCGCGCCGAACTGGTGCGCCTGCTCGCCGCCATGATCGACAGGCTGCCCGACACGGGACCGTTCCCGCAGGCCGACATCAGCCTTTCCGGCGATCTGGAAACCGAGGTTTCCGCCGCGCCGGCAGTCGATGTCGAGGAGCGGTTCCGACGGGCGCTCGCCGATGGCCGCGATCGTGACCGTGCCGCCGGACGTACGCTCGAAGGGCCGCACCGTTCCGATCTCCTGGTGAGACACAGGCCCAAGGCAATGCCGTCCGAACTCTGTTCCACCGGCGAGCAGAAGGCACTGCTGGTCGGCATCGTCCTGTCCCATGCCCGGCTGACCGGCGAGATGTCGGGCCTGACACCGATCCTGCTGCTCGACGAGATCGCCGCTCATCTGGACAGCGGGCGGCGGGCGGCGCTGTTTTCGATCCTCGAGGAGTTGAACTGCCAGGCCTTCATGACGGGAACCGATGCCGCGCTGTTTTCCAGCTTGCAAGGCCGCGCGCAGTTCCTGACCGTCGACCACGGCACGGTTGGGCCAACCGAAGG